Genomic window (Enterobacteriaceae bacterium 4M9):
ATGTCGCCTGACAGCAATAATATTGCGTTTATGAGCGGCTTGATTGCCGCCATACCTGGCGTGTCGGCGCTGCTGTCGGCACCGCGGCTTGGCAGGCTGGGCGACCGTATCGGCACTGCGCGCGTACTGGTCGCGACGCTTGCCTGCTCCGTGGTGCTGTTTTTTGCCATGTCGTTTGTGACATCGCCGACACAGCTTGCGGTATTGCGCTTCTTGCTCGGCTTTGCCGATGGCGCGATGCTGCCCACGGTGCAAACGCTGCTGCTGAAAAATGCCAGCGAACAGGTAACAGGACGTATCTTTGGTTATAACCAGTCTTTTATGTACCTGGGGAACGTGGTGGGGCCGTTAATCGGGGCTGGGGTCTCGGCAATGGCAGGCTATCGTTGGGTATTTGGCGCGACAGCATTCGTGGTGCTAATTAATCTCTGGCAATTGAGCGCAATATTACGTCGCAGCAATGTTCAACGTTAAAGGCGGTTATTACGGGGATGCAATGCCTTAATCGTTTTTGTTGTTAACTTATCTATTATTTTTTCTGATGAATCCTTTTTTGGATAACGGTAAAACGTTTCGCTGGTCTTTTTTTTGCACTTACGCACATTAATTCACGCACGTGAAAAAATAATGATTCGCGATACTGGGCATTACTCTTACAGAGTGTTAACGTAGCATTAACGAACGCCCCCGGAAACTCGTCATGAAAAACTTAATTGCAGAACTGTTGGTTAAACTGGCGGAAAAGGATGAGGCCTCCGACGAACAAACCGCTCGCCTCTACGCGCTGGAGCTGGTGGTGACTTCTTTACTTTGTCGAATGAATTCAGCGGAACTTAATTCGTTGGCCAGCGGTGTTGAAGAAGATATCGCCCGCGCGGCGTCGAAAACGGATAATCCTGAGTTATTGCAGCAGCATGTTCAGCGCCTGCTTCAGGCGAAGTTGTAATCCTTCCCTCTTATAAGCGTTTACTGTCATAAGTTTGTCATCTGATATTTTTATAGTCGCACTGTCCTTATTCATACAGAGAGAAACAGTGTGAAACAGAGCGCAAAGATTACCTTTTTATTACCGCTATTATTTACCTCCGCAGCGGTATTCGCGCTGGATAATGACGGCGGCTTCATGTCGCGTGCAGCCCGTGGCGATATCACTGAGCCTGGCGGCGCCCGTCGACTGGAGGGCGACATTACCGCCTCACTGCGTGCATCACTCAGTGATAAGCCCGCCAAAAACGTCATTTTACTGATTGGTGACGGTATGGGGGATTCTGAAATTACCGCAGCGCGTAATTACGCTGAAGGCGCAGGCGGCTTTTTTAAAGGGCTGGACGCGTTGCCGCTTACCGGTCAGTACACACACTATGCGCTAAATAAGAAAAGCCATAAGCCGGATTATGTGACCGACTCCGCTGCCTCTGCTACTGCATGGAGCACTGGCGTTAAAACCTATAACGGCGCGCTCGGCGTGGATGTTAACGGTAAGGCTTACCCAACGCTGCTGGAGCTTGCGAAAGCAGCGGGTTACGCCACGGGCAATGTCTCAACGGCTGAAATCCAGGACGCCACGCCGGCGGCACTGGTTGCACACGTTACCTCTCGCAAATGCTATGGCCCGCAGGCAACGCGTGAAAGCTGTCCGGCGTTGGCGCTGGAAAATGGCGGCCCGGGTTCCATTACCGAGCAACTGCTCAATGCGCGCGCCGACGTGACGCTGGG
Coding sequences:
- a CDS encoding anti-adapter protein IraP produces the protein MKNLIAELLVKLAEKDEASDEQTARLYALELVVTSLLCRMNSAELNSLASGVEEDIARAASKTDNPELLQQHVQRLLQAKL